CAGGACCTGGCGCAGGGGCCCGTTCGGCGAGAGGCCGTCCGCGCCGCGAAGGCGGCCGAGGGGCTGAACGCCGCGTCGCCCAACACCTCATGAGGCGAGTTTGCGGCCCAGGGTTGCTGCCCAGGGTTTGCGGGGCTGGTTTGCGGGCATGGCCGTCTTCCCTTAGGAAGCTGACGCAAACCTCCACCCCCTTCGGGAGCCCCCCATGACCGACCTGTTCCTCCTGCCCGGCGACGGCATCGGCCCCGAGGTGATCGCTGAGGTGAAGCGCGTGGCCGCAGCCTTGACGCCGGACCTGACGCTGGACGAGGGGCTGTTCGGCGGCATCGCCTATGACACCGAGGGCGCGCCGATCTCGGACGCTACGCTTAGCGCCGCCATGGCCTCGAAGGCGGTGCTCATGGGCGCCGTCGGCGGCCCGCAATGGGCGTCCGCGCCGCGCGACAAGCGGCCGGAGGCGGCGTTGCTGCGCCTGCGCTCGGAGATGAAGGTCTATGCGAACCTTAGGCCAGCCCTGTGCTTCGGCCCGCTGGCCGACGCCTCGTCGCTGAAGCGCGAGGTGGTCGAGGGCCTGGACCTGATGATCGTGCGCGAGCTGACCGGCGGGGTCTATTTCGGCCAGCCGCGCGGCATCGAGACGCTCGCCAATGGCCAGCAGCGCGGCTTCGACACCCAGGTCTATACGACCAGCGAGATCGAGCGCGTCGCCCGCGTCGCCTTCGAGCTGGCCCGCGGCCGCCGCAACAAGGTGGCCAGCGCTGAGAAGTCCAACGTCATGGAGTCCGGCCTGCTCTGGCGCGAGGTGGTCGAGGCCCTGCACAAGCGCGACTACGCCGATGTCGAGCTGACCCACATCCTGGCCGACAACGCCGCCATGCAGATCGTGCGCAATCCCCAGCAGTTCGACGTCATGGTCATGGACAACCTGTTCGGCGACATCCTCTCCGACATCTCCGCCCAGCTGACCGGCTCGCTCGGCATGTTGCCCTCGGCGGCGCTCGGCGATCCCGGCAAGCCCGGCCTCTATGAGCCGATCCACGGCTCGGCGCCGGATATCGCGGGCCAGGGCCTGGCCAATCCGCTGGCGGCGATCCTGTCCTTCGAGATGGCGCTGCGCTGGTCGCTCGACCGCGCCGCCGACGCCGACCGGCTGAAGGCCGCCGTCGAGAAGGCCCTCGAGGGCGGCGCGCGCACCCGCGACCTCGGCGGTGAGATGGGCACCACCCAGATGACCGACGCGGTGCTGGCCGCGCTGTAAATAATCTAGGTCGTCATTACCGGGACAAGCCCGGCTATGACGGTCAAATTCGGGGTTCCATTTGCATCCCGTGCGTCGAGAGCGTACGGGAACGCTCCCTTATCTAGGCTAGGAGATCTCCAATGGGTTACCGGGTCGCCGTCGTCGGCGCCACGGGCAACGTGGGCCGTGAAATGCTGAACATCCTCGAGGAAGTGAACTTCCCCGTGGAGAAAATTCACGCGATCGCCTCGCGCAAATCCATTGGCGTGCAAGTCTCCTTCGGCGAGAAGATCGTGCCTTGCGAAGACGTCGAGAAGTTCGACTTCTCCACCGTCGACCTCGTGCTGATGAGCGTCTCCGGGGCCTTCTCCAAGGAGTGGTCGCCCAAGATCGGCGCCGCCGGCCCCATCGTCATCGACAACTCCTCGGCGTTCCGCATGGACCCCGACGTGCCGCTGATCGTGCCGGAGGTGAACCCTGACGCCGTCAGCTATGCGGGCCGCAAGAACATCATCGCCAACCCCAACTGCTCCACCGCCCAGCTGGTCGTGGCGCTGAAGCCGCTGCACGACCGCGCCAAGATCAAGCGCGTGGTGGTCTCGACCTACCAGTCGGTCTCCGGCGCGGGCAAGGAAGGCATGGACGAGCTGTTCGACCAGACGAAGAACGTCTTCGTCCTGGGCGCCACCCCGCCCAAGAAGTTCCCCAAGCAGATCGCGTTCAACGTCATCCCCTTCATCGGCGCCTTCAAGGACGACGGCTACACCGACGAAGAGCACAAGATGTGGAACGAGACCCACAAGATCATCGACGCCGACATCAAGCTTACCGTCACCTGCGTGCGGGTGCCGGTGATGGTCGGTCACTCCGAGGCCGTGAACATCGAGTTCCACGAGGCCCTGGACGAGGACGAGGCGCGCGACCTCCTGCGGGAATCGCCGGGCCTGGTGGTGATCGATAAGCGCGACGAGACCGGCTACATCACGCCGAAAGAAGCCCAGGGCGAGTTCCCGGTGTTCGTCTCGCGGATCCGCAACGATCCGACCGTCGAGCACGGCCTGAACCTGTGGGTCGTCGCCGACAACCTGCGCAAGGGCGCGGCCCTCAACGCCGTCCAGATCGCCGAGCTCCTGCACGAGCGCGGCCTGATCAAGACCAAGGCCCCGGCCTGAGCGCGGTCCGCAAAAGTGGAAGCCGGTTTTGCGATCAGACCGCGCTCAACTTTAGAATCCCGAAACGGGAATATTCAGACGCTCGCGTCTGCATATTCCCGTTTCTAGGGCCATGACGTCGCCGACCACGTCTGGCTCATCGCGCCAGGCGCTGGTCGCGGCGGTCATCACCTACACCATGTGGGGTCTGATCCCGCTGGCCTTCCAGCTGGCGGGACGCCTGGGCGCCGGCGCCTGGGAGATCCTGGTCCACCGCGTGGTCTGGGGCCTGCCCGCCGCCCTGGTCATGGTGCTGATGGCCAAGCAGGGGCCGGAGCTGAAGGCGGCGTTGCGCCAGCCGCGGACCATGGCTTTGCTGGTGCTGTCGGCGACCCTAATTTCACTGAACTGGATCGGCTTCATCTGGTCGGTCAACAACGGCCACGTGCTGGAGACCAGCCTCGGCTACTACATCCTGCCGATGCTCAACATGGCGGCCGGCGCGATCCTGTTCCGCGAGCGTTTGGGCCGGCTGCAGTACGCCGCCGTGGCCCTGGCCGCCGTCGGCGTCACCCTGCAGACCGTGGCGCTCGGCCACCTGCCGCTGATGTCGCTGTTCCTGGCCTTCTCGTTCCTGGTCTATGGAATCGTGCGCAAGCGCGTCGCCGTCGACGGCCAGACGGGCCTGGCGATCGAGTGCCTGATCCTCATCGTCTTCGCCCTGCCCTACGCCATCTGGCTGGAGGCGAGCGGGGAGGGCCACTTCCTGCATTCGCCGGCGCTCGCCGGCCTGCTGCTGATCTGCGGGCCACTGACCGCCCTGCCGCTGGCGCTGTTCGCCTGGGCGGCGCGCCGGTTGCCGCTGTCGATGATGGGCTTCCTGCAGTTCATCGCGCCCTGCATCACCTTCGTGATCGGCATCGCCCAGGGCGAGGCGTTCAGCGCCCTGCGCGGCGTGTCCTTCATCTTCATCTGGACCGGCGCCGCGGTCTTCGCCTACGGCGCCTGGCGGGCCAGCCGCCGGGCTCACAGCGCCGCGTAGAGCGCCTCGATCAGCCGCTTGGGCCTGGCGTCGCCCAGCAGTTCGGCGGTCTGGCGGTTCATCACATAGCCGCAGGCCAGCTTGATCTCTGGATCGGCGAACACGCAGCTGCCGCCCCATCCCGAATGCCCGAAGCTCTGGTTCCCCGGCCCCCAGGGGTGCACCGCCTCATTGCGCATGAAGCCCGCGCCCCAGCTCATCTCGAACGGCAGCACCAGGTCCTGCCCGCGGATGCGGCTGCGCGCCGCCTCGTCCCGCGCGTGCGGCGACAGCACCTGCACCCCGTCCAGCCAGCCATCGCCCGCCACCGCCCCGAACAGCCGCGCCAGCGCGATCGCCGTGGCGTGCCCGTTGGCCGAGGGGATCTCCATCTTCCGCCACGCCCGCGCGTTCTTCGACGCCGGCTGCGACCACGGCGTCAGGAACGCCGCCTTGGTGGCCGGATTGATCTCGCCGAACCGCGGCAGGGCCCGTGGCTTGTCCATCTCGGCGACCCGGTCGAACTCGGCGTCCGGCAGCCCGATCCAGATGTCGAGGCCCAGCGGCTCGCACAGGTCCTGCCGCAGCGCCGTCCCCAGGGTCCGTCCATCCACCCGCCGGAAGATCTCGCCCGCCAGATAGCCGAAGGTGATCGGGTGATAGCCGCTGGCCGTGCCCGGCGGCCACAGGGGCGCCATGGCCGCCAGCTTGGCGCAGATGGCGTCCCAGTCGAAGTACTCGGCCGGGTCCATCTCCTCGGGAAAGCCCGACAGCCCGCCCTGGTGCGACATCACCTGGCCGACGGTCAGCGCCTCCTTGCCCATCTGGCCAAACTCCGGCCAGACCTCGGCGACGCGCTGCTCATAGGACAGCCGGCCCTGGTCGACGAGCCGCGCCACCATCAGCGCCGCCAGCGCCTTGGTCGACGAGAACAGCGTCGTCAGCGTCCGCTCGCCGAACGGCTCGGTCTGGGCGCGATCAGCATGGCCGCCCAAGAGGTCGATGACGACCTCGCCCTCCAGCACCGCCGAGAACCGCGCGCCCAGCTCCTCGCCCGAGTCGAAAGACTGGGCGAAGGCCTCGCGCACGGCGTGGAACCGCGGGTCGGCGTGTCCGTGGATCTCGGCCATGGTCCTAGTAGCGGTAGTGCTCGGGCTTGAACGGGCCCTCGACGGTCACGCCGATATAGTCAGCCTGGTCCTTCGACAGCTTGGTAAGCTTCGCGCCCAGCTTGCCCAGGTGCAGCATGGCGACCTTTTCATCGAGGTGCTTGGGCAGGGTGTAGACCTTGGTCTCGTACTGGGCGCCGTTCACCCACAGCTCGATCTGCGCCAGGGTCTGGTTGGTGAAGGAGGCGCTCATCACGAAGCTTGGGTGGCCCGTGGCGTTGCCCAGGTTCACCAGGCGGCCTTCCGACAGCAGGATGATCTTCTTGCCGTCGGGGAATTCGACGTGGTGGACCTGATCCTTGATCTTGTCCCACTTGAAGTTCTTCAGGCCCGCGACCTGGATCTCGGAATCGAAGTGGCCGATGTTGGCGACGATGGCGTTGTTCTTCATCCGCCGCATGTGGTCGACGGTCAGCACGTCCTTGTTGCCCGTCGCCGTGACGAAGATGTCAGCCTTGTCGGCGACGTCGTCCATGGTCTGGACCTCATAGCCCTCCATGGCCGCCTGCAGGGCGCAGATCGGGTCGATCTCGGTGACGATGACGCGCGCGCCGCCGTTGCGCAGCGAGGCCGCCGAGCCCTTGCCCACGTCGCCATAGCCCAGGACCACGGCGACCTTGCCGGCCAGCATCACGTCGGTGCCGCGACGGATGGCGTCGACCAGGCTCTCGCGGCAGCCGTAGAGATTGTCGAACTTCGACTTGGTGACGCTGTCGTTGACGTTGATCGCCGGGAACGGCAGCTCGCCGCGCTCGGCCATCTGGTAGAGGCGGTGAACGCCCGTGGTGGTCTCTTCCGACACGCCCTTGCAGGCGTCGCGGATCGCCGAATAGAAGCCGGGCTTCTCCTTGAGGTAGCGCTTCATAACGGTGAAGAGCGCTTCTTCTTCCTCGTTGGTCGGCTTGTTGAGGATCGTCGGATCCTTCTCGGCCTTGGGACCCAGCACGCAAAGCAGCGTCGCGTCGCCGCCGTCGTCGAGGATCAGGTTCGGATAGCCGCCGTCCGACCATTCGAAGATCTTGTGGGCGTATTCCCAGTACTCGATCAGGGTCTCGCCCTTGATGGCGAAGACCGGGGTGCCCTTCACCGCGATGGCGGCGGCGGCGTGGTCCTGGGTCGAAAAGATGTTGCACGAGGCCCAGCGCACATCGGCGCCGAGGGCCTGGAGGGTCTCGATCAGGACACCGGTCTGGATCGTCATGTGCAAGGAGCCCGCGATCCGGGCGCCCTTCAGCGGCTGGTCCTTGGCGAACTCGGCGCGCACCGCCATCAGGCCGGGCATCTCGGTCTCGGCGATATCCAGTTCCTTGCGGCCCCAGTCGGCGAGCGAGAGATCCTTCACGATATAGTCGGTCATGTCTTGTCCTTGCGGCGAGGGCGCCCGGCGGACAGCACGGGCGAGCTTTGAGGCGGTCTATACCGGCGGCGCGCCCACGGCGCAACCGAGACATAAAGACTTCCTTATATCATCCCGGAAGACGGGCGCGGCGGACGGCTTTCAGCCCCTTGGCCGCCTGGGCGAGCAGCACGCCCTCATCCTGGGCCTGGGTCTCGATCAATCGTAGCGCAGCCTCGGCCGCCGCCGGTGATGGCGCGAGGGACTGCACCAACCTCCGTGCGGCCGAGATGTCATTCAGCGAACCCAGGGCCGCCTGCATCGCCTTCAACGCCTCGATCAAGCCCTTGGTTTTGCGCTTCGGATAGAGCGCGGCCGCGCCCTCCGCCGCATAGCGGAGCTTCTTGGCGGCGATCCGGGCGCGATGCCGATCGTCCGGCGCCAGCTTGGCCAGGCCCTTCGATTTCTTCAGCAGGCGCCTTCGGCCTTTCGCCAGGATCTTGGCGGCGAAGGCCTGGGCTGGGCGGTCGCGCATTCCGGCGCGGGCTGAATCCTCCAGCCAGGCGCCGGTCTCGAGCCATCGGGCGAAATCGATGACGAGGGTCCTGAAGCGCGGACCGCTGACCGCGTCCAGCAACTGGGCGGCGGCGGCTTGCCGGGCGGCGAGGACGAGCTCGGTAAGCTCCGCCAGGGCGGCGTCACCTGGCCTGGCCGGCTCGACTGTTTCAGTCAGGAAGACGTCGAGGTCACGGAGACGGTCGCAGGACTTAGCCAGCCATTTGAGCTCGCCATCCAGCCTAATGTCCTCGCCATCGCCCAGGATCGCGGCGTAGGCGTCGAGCGCGCTCCGCAGAGTGCGGACCGCGACGCGCAGCTGATGGACGGGTCGGGCCGCCAGCGGCGTGACACGGAATTGGTTGGCGGCGGAGGCCAGGCGGCCCAGATTACGCCCGGCGATCGCCTGAAAGGCGGTCAGGGCGCTTGCGCCGGCGTCCAGCCGCACGACGGGCGGCGTGACGTCGTCCTCTCCAGCCGCGAGCGCCTGGCCGCGCGCGGCCTTGGTGTCGAAGGACAGGTAAAGCGGGGCGGCTTCGCCGACGGCCTGGGCGAGCGCAAAGAGCGCCGCCCGGGGACCCGCCTTCAATTCGAGCTCCAGCTCGTGGATTGGCCGCGTCACCCGGCCAGCGCGCAGCTCTCCTTCGTCGAGGGCCAGTTCGATTGTGGCGCCGGCGAAGCTCAAGGTCCGCTGACGGCGGGTGACGGCCACGCTGAACAGCGGCCGCAAGGTGGGGTCGGCGGCCTGCTTCAGGAGCCGACGCAGCACCGGCATGCGCGGATCGGGGGCGAAGGTCGGGGTCTCGACCTCATATTCCTGCCTCGCGACGCCAAAGCCGCGCTTCAGGGTCTGGACGTGGCGGCCCGTGCCATCGCGCACGCGCAGTGAGACGCCGGCCTGCTGCAGGACCCGATCGGCGGTGTCGAAATATACGGAGACGAGCTCGCGGGTCACCTCTTCGCCGGCCGGCGCGGCCGCCAGGATCGTCTCGACGTCCGCGGGATCGAGCAGGAGCTTCAGTTCGACTTCTTCGGGCTCTGACGGTGGCGCACGCTTGCTCATGTGGTTGCGGTTCGCGCACGGGCCGCGCTATGGCATGCTGATCCGTCGCCGGAGGGTTCCATGAACGCGCCTGTCCTCAATGCCGCCATCCGCCTGGATCCCGCTGAACCGCGCCACGACTGGACCTTGGACGAGGTCGAGGCGCTGTTCGACATACCGTTCACCGAACTGGTCTTCCGCGCCGCGGAAATTCATCGGCGCTGGTTCGATCCGACGGAAGTGCAACTTTCGCAACTGCTTTCGGTGAAGACCGGCGGTTGCGCCGAGAACTGCGGCTACTGCAGCCAATCGGCGGCCTTCGAAACCGGAGTGCCGGCGTCGAAGCTGATGGAGGTGCAGAACGTCATCGTCCAGGCCATGGAGGCCAAGGCTGGCGGCGCGCAGCGCTTCTGCATGGGCGCCGCCTGGCGCGACCTGAAGGACCGCGATCTGCCGAAGGTCTCGGCCATGATCGCCGGGGTGAAGGCGCTGGGTCTCGAGACCTGCGCGACGCTGGGCATGCTGACGCCGCACCAGGCGACCGCCCTGAAGGACGCCGGCCTCGACTACTACAACCACAACCTCGACACCGGCCCGGACTACTACGACAAGGTCGTCACCACCCGGACCTACCAGGACCGTCTGGACACCCTGGAGGCCGTGCGCGACGCCGGCATTAGCACCTGCTGCGGCGGCATCGTCGGCATGGGCGAGACGCGCCGCGACCGCGCCGGCCTGCTGCACCAGCTGGCGACCCTACCGGCCCACCCCGACAGCCTGCCGATCAATGACCTGATCCCCATCCCCGGCACGCCGCTGGGCGACGCCCCGCCGGTCGACGGCCTGGAGTTTGTCCGGATGATCGCGGTCGCCCGCCTGGTCTGCCCGAAGTCGGTCGTGCGTCTGTCGGCCGGTCGCGAGACCATGAGCCGCGAACTGCAGGCGCTCGCCTTCATGGCCGGGGCCAATTCGATCTTCGTCGGCTCGAAACTGCTGACCGCGGGCAACCCGGAAAAGTCGACGGATGAGCTGCTGCTGGCCGACCTCGGGATGCGGCCGATGACCATGGCCTCGGCGACGCTCTAGAGCGGCCGGACCATGTAGCGGGCGTCCGGGCCGTAGCTGGCGAGCTTCACGGCCAGGGCGTCGCTCTGTTCAACGCGAAATCCCATGCCCCGCCAGAAGGCCTGGGAGTCGTTCACCGAGACCAAGCTAAGCGTCGCGGCCCCCAGGCTGTGCGCCGCGCGCGCGAGCGCCTCGACCACCGTGCGGGTGTGGCCGCCGCCGCGAGCCGCCGGCGCGAGCGCCAGGTCGTGCAGGTAGACGTTCTCGCGGTCGGCCGGCAGGCCGCCCAGGAGGCTGTTCAGCGGCGGGATTTGACCCAGCTGCCAGGGGTAGGCGATCAGATAGCCCTCGACCGCGCCCTCCAGCTCCAGCGCGAAGCAAAGGTCGGGGCTAAGCGCGAGACGCTCGGCGAAACAGGCGAGACTCTCGAAATGGTCAGGAAAGGACGCCGCGGCGACCCGGACCACGCCGGCGAGGTCGGCATCGCGCATGGCGCGCCACATCAGCCCGTCACCACGCGACAGATCGCGCTGGTCAGCTGGTCGAGCTCGGCGTTGGTGATGGTGAAGGCCGGCGTGAGATAGACCACCTTGCCCATGGGGCGGATCCAGACGCCCTCCTGGGCGAAGCGATCGCAGAGCGCGCCAGCGTCGACCGCCTGGGCGAATTCGACCACGCCGATCGCACCCTTCACCCGCACATCGACCACCCCCGGCGCGGCGCGACAGGGGGTGAGCCCGTCCGCCAGCCGGGTCTCGATCCGGGCGACCTGGGCGCGCCAGGCGCCGGTCTCGAAGATATCCAGCGAGGCGTTGGCCGCGGCGCAGGCCAGAGGATTTCCCATATAGGTAGGTCCGTGCATCAGGGCCGCGCTGGCGTCGTCCGACCAGAAGGCCTCGAACACCTTGTCGTTGGCGATGGCCGCCGACAGGGGCAGGGCGCCGCCGGTCAGCGACTTGGAGAGCGTGATGATGTCGGGCGTCACGCCGGAACCTTCGCAGGCGAAGAGGTCGCCGGTGCGGCCGAAGCCCACGAAGATCTCATCGAAGATCAGGAGCTGGCCGTGCCAGTCGCAGAGCCGGCGGAGGCGGCGCAGGACGTCGTCGTCGTGGAACAGCATGCCGCCGGCGCCCTGGACGCGAGGCTCGACGATCAGGGCGGCGATCTCGCCGCCGCGCTCGGCCAAGAAGGCGTCCAGCTCGGCCTCGGACTCATCGTCGACGGGCAGGGGCACGACGTGCTGGGCGGGCAGGACGCCGGCGAACAGGGCGTGCATCCCCTCTTCCGGATCGCAAACCGTCATGGTGGCCAGGGTGTCGCCGTGATAGCCGCCGAGGAAGGCCGCGAAGCGCGTGCGGCCCACCGCGCCGCGGTTGATCCAATATTGCAGCGCCATCTTCATGGCGATCTCGACGGAGACCGAGCCGCTTTCGGCGAAGAAGACGTGGTTCAGGTCGCCCGGCAGCAGGTCGGCCAGCCGTTTGGCCAGACGATAGGCCGGTTCGTGCGCCAGGCCTCCGAACATGACGTGCGGCGCGCGCGCCAACTGGTCCTCGACGGCGCCGCGGATGTGCGGGTGGTTGTAGCCGTGGCAGGCCGTCCACCAGGACGCGATCCCGTCCACCAGTTCGCGGCCGTCCTCGAGGATCAGCCGGCGGCCTTCGGTGCGGGCGACGGCGAGCGGCGGGCGGGCGGTCTTCATCTGGCTGTAGGGCCGCCAGACATGCGGCGCGCCTTCGATCAGCCATTTGGGCTGGGTCATGACTTTCCTTGGCCCTTGGGGCATTGATCTGCCGGTGATCGACACCCTGACTGCATTCGCGCAAGCGAAAATCGACGAGCTGGAGGCCAGAAGCCTGCTGCGGCGGCTGAAGCCGGGCCGGCGGTTCGACGATATCTTCATCGAGCGCGACAGCCAGACGCTGATCTCGTTCTCCTGCAACGACTACCTGAACCTGTCGCACCATCCCAAGGTCAAGGCCGCCGCCATCGCCGCGGTGGAGGCCTATGGCGCAGGCTCCGGGGCCTCGCGGCTGGTGACCGGCGACCATCCGATCTTCGCTCCCCTGGAAGCCCGCCTTGCGGCGCTGAAGGGCGCCGACGCCGCCTGCGTCTTCGGGTCCGGCTATCTCGCCAACACCGGCATCATCCCGACGATCATCGGGCCGGACGACCTGATCCTGGTGGATGCGCTCGCGCACGCCTGCATCTGGAGCGGCGCAAAGCTATCCGGGGCCAAGGCGCTGGCCTTCCGCCACAACGACGCCGAGCACCTGGCCGAACTCCTGACCGAACATCGGGGGTCAGCGACGCGAGCGCTGGTGGCGACCGATGGCGTGTTCTCGATGGACGGCGACATCGCCCCGCTGGACGAGATCAGCGCGGTGGCCCGGGCCCACGACGCCTGGCTGCTGGTGGACGACGCCCATGGCCTGGGGGTCGTCGGCGACGGCGCCGGCGTGGGCCGGCTGTTTCCCCAGGCGCGCATCGACCTGGCGATGGGCACCTTCTCCAAGGCGATCGGCGGCTACGGCGCCTATGTCTGCGCGACCCAGCCGGTGATCGACCTCATCAAGTCCCGCGCCCGAACCTTCGTCTACACGACCGGCCTGCCGCCCGCGAGCGCGGCCGCGGCGCTGGCCGCCCTGGAGATCATCGAGAGCGACCCCGATCTGGTCGCCCGGCCGCTGGCCAAGGCGCGGCGGTTCACCAGCGCGCTCAACCTGCCGGAGGCGACGAGCGCCATCGTGCCGATCCTGCTGGGCGAGTCCGCGACCGCCCTGGCCGCCGCCCGCGACCTGGAATCGCAAGGGCTTCTGGCCGTGGCGATCCGCCCGCCGACCGTGCCCGCCGGCACCGCCCGCCTGCGCCTCGCCTTCAGCGCCGGTCATCCGGACGAGGCGATCGACCGGCTGGCGGAGGCGGTGCGGCCTTGGGTTTCGCGGTGAAGATTTTCGTCGCAGGCGCTCACACCGACGTGGGCAAGACATGGTTCTCCTGCGCCTTGATCCGCACGGCGATCCGCCAGGGCTTGAGCGTCAGCGCCTTCAAACCGGTTGTCAGCGGTCTGGACCCCGAAGACCACGCTGGCAGCGATCCCGGCCGACTGCTGGCCGCGCTCGGGCGACCGGGGGAGGACATTGCGACCATCTCGCCCTGGCGGTTCGCCGCCCCGCTGGCCCCACCGATGGCCGCGGCGCTGGAGGGACAGACCCTGCCCTTGGCGCCCATGGTCGAGGCCTGCCGCGACGCTCTGGCGGAGCCGGTCGATCTGGCCCTGGTCGAAGGTGTCGGCGGGCTGATGTCACCGATCGCCGACGATGGTCTGGGGCTGGACCTGATGATGGCGCTGGCCGCGCCGAGTTTCCTCGTGACGGGGAGCTACCTGGGTGCGATCAGCCATGCCCTGACCGCGCTGGAGGTGATGCGGGCGCGTGGGTTGCCCGTCGCGGCCGTGGTCGCGAGCGAGAGCGGCGGGCCTGACCATCCCGACTTTATCGAGACAGTGGCGGCCATCGCCCGGTTCGCCGCCGATACGCCGGTCCTGGCTATGGCGCGAGGCTCAGAAGACGCCAGCGAGGCCCTGGCGATCCTGTGGGCGAAACCCTAGGTAACGGTCCCGCAGCCAAGCTTTGGAGAGCCCGTGGCGCCGATCATCCAGATCACCAACCTGTCCAAGATCTACAAGGGCGGGTTCCAGGCGTTGAAGTCGGTGAACCTGGATATCGAGCGCGGCGAGATTTTCGCGCTTCTTGGCCCCAATGGCGCGGGCAAGACGACGCTGATCGGCATCACCTGCGGCATCGTCAATCCGACCACCGGCCAGGTGCTCGCCGACGGCCATGACATCGTCCGCGACTATCGCGCGGCGCGCGCGAAGATCGGCCTGGTGCCCCAGGAACTGTCGACCGACGCCTTTGAGACGGTGTGGGCGACGGTCAACTTCAGCCGCGGCCTGTTCGGCAAGCCGCCGAACCCGGCCTGGTGCGAGAAGGTGCTGCGCGACCTGTCCCTGTGGGACAAGAAGGACGCCAAGATCATGGCCCTCTCCGGCGGCATGAAGCGCCGGGTGATGATCGCCAAGGCGCTGAGCCACGAACCTGACATCCTGTTCCTCGACGAACCCACCGCCGGGGTCGACGTCGATCTGCGCCGGGAGATGTGGGAGATGGTCCGCGGGCTGCGCGAGCGCGGCGTGACCATCATCCTGACCACCCACTACATCGAAGAGGCCGAGGAAATGGCCGACCGGATAGGCGTGATCACTCACGGCGAGTTGGTGCTGGTGGAGGACAAGGCCGTCCTGATGCGCAAGCTCGGCAAGAAGCAGCTGACCCTGCAGCTGCAGGCGCCGCTGGAAGCGATCCCGGCGGGCCTCGAGGCCTACAACCTGGCGCTGGCCGGCGACGGCCACGAGTTGGTCTACACCTTCGACACCGCCGCCGAGGAGACGGGCATCGCCGGCCTCCTGCGCCGGCTGCACGACGCGGGCCTCGACTTCAAAGACCTGAAGACTGACCAGTCCTCGCTGGAGGAGATATTTGTCAACCTCGTGCGGGGCGCCCGATGAGCCAGATGAGCGCCTCCATGAACTGGTACGCCG
This is a stretch of genomic DNA from Phenylobacterium immobile (ATCC 35973). It encodes these proteins:
- the bioB gene encoding biotin synthase BioB → MNAPVLNAAIRLDPAEPRHDWTLDEVEALFDIPFTELVFRAAEIHRRWFDPTEVQLSQLLSVKTGGCAENCGYCSQSAAFETGVPASKLMEVQNVIVQAMEAKAGGAQRFCMGAAWRDLKDRDLPKVSAMIAGVKALGLETCATLGMLTPHQATALKDAGLDYYNHNLDTGPDYYDKVVTTRTYQDRLDTLEAVRDAGISTCCGGIVGMGETRRDRAGLLHQLATLPAHPDSLPINDLIPIPGTPLGDAPPVDGLEFVRMIAVARLVCPKSVVRLSAGRETMSRELQALAFMAGANSIFVGSKLLTAGNPEKSTDELLLADLGMRPMTMASATL
- a CDS encoding GNAT family N-acetyltransferase; the protein is MRDADLAGVVRVAAASFPDHFESLACFAERLALSPDLCFALELEGAVEGYLIAYPWQLGQIPPLNSLLGGLPADRENVYLHDLALAPAARGGGHTRTVVEALARAAHSLGAATLSLVSVNDSQAFWRGMGFRVEQSDALAVKLASYGPDARYMVRPL
- a CDS encoding adenosylmethionine--8-amino-7-oxononanoate transaminase translates to MTQPKWLIEGAPHVWRPYSQMKTARPPLAVARTEGRRLILEDGRELVDGIASWWTACHGYNHPHIRGAVEDQLARAPHVMFGGLAHEPAYRLAKRLADLLPGDLNHVFFAESGSVSVEIAMKMALQYWINRGAVGRTRFAAFLGGYHGDTLATMTVCDPEEGMHALFAGVLPAQHVVPLPVDDESEAELDAFLAERGGEIAALIVEPRVQGAGGMLFHDDDVLRRLRRLCDWHGQLLIFDEIFVGFGRTGDLFACEGSGVTPDIITLSKSLTGGALPLSAAIANDKVFEAFWSDDASAALMHGPTYMGNPLACAAANASLDIFETGAWRAQVARIETRLADGLTPCRAAPGVVDVRVKGAIGVVEFAQAVDAGALCDRFAQEGVWIRPMGKVVYLTPAFTITNAELDQLTSAICRVVTG
- the bioF gene encoding 8-amino-7-oxononanoate synthase — protein: MTFLGPWGIDLPVIDTLTAFAQAKIDELEARSLLRRLKPGRRFDDIFIERDSQTLISFSCNDYLNLSHHPKVKAAAIAAVEAYGAGSGASRLVTGDHPIFAPLEARLAALKGADAACVFGSGYLANTGIIPTIIGPDDLILVDALAHACIWSGAKLSGAKALAFRHNDAEHLAELLTEHRGSATRALVATDGVFSMDGDIAPLDEISAVARAHDAWLLVDDAHGLGVVGDGAGVGRLFPQARIDLAMGTFSKAIGGYGAYVCATQPVIDLIKSRARTFVYTTGLPPASAAAALAALEIIESDPDLVARPLAKARRFTSALNLPEATSAIVPILLGESATALAAARDLESQGLLAVAIRPPTVPAGTARLRLAFSAGHPDEAIDRLAEAVRPWVSR
- the bioD gene encoding dethiobiotin synthase, whose protein sequence is MKIFVAGAHTDVGKTWFSCALIRTAIRQGLSVSAFKPVVSGLDPEDHAGSDPGRLLAALGRPGEDIATISPWRFAAPLAPPMAAALEGQTLPLAPMVEACRDALAEPVDLALVEGVGGLMSPIADDGLGLDLMMALAAPSFLVTGSYLGAISHALTALEVMRARGLPVAAVVASESGGPDHPDFIETVAAIARFAADTPVLAMARGSEDASEALAILWAKP
- a CDS encoding ABC transporter ATP-binding protein gives rise to the protein MAPIIQITNLSKIYKGGFQALKSVNLDIERGEIFALLGPNGAGKTTLIGITCGIVNPTTGQVLADGHDIVRDYRAARAKIGLVPQELSTDAFETVWATVNFSRGLFGKPPNPAWCEKVLRDLSLWDKKDAKIMALSGGMKRRVMIAKALSHEPDILFLDEPTAGVDVDLRREMWEMVRGLRERGVTIILTTHYIEEAEEMADRIGVITHGELVLVEDKAVLMRKLGKKQLTLQLQAPLEAIPAGLEAYNLALAGDGHELVYTFDTAAEETGIAGLLRRLHDAGLDFKDLKTDQSSLEEIFVNLVRGAR